Proteins encoded within one genomic window of Nonomuraea gerenzanensis:
- a CDS encoding ABC transporter ATP-binding protein — translation MTAQNIRRDSERSALATVRQGLSLTPEFRKGLMGTLALAVIATIGKIIVPIAVQQTIDTGLKGGKPDISYITSAVVICAAAVVLTALAGYVMNVRLYKATESSLATLRVRGFRHVHDLSVLTQNTERRGALVSRVTNDIDQISNFMQWGGLMIIVALGQLLVATVLMFVYSWQLTLLVWVCFIPLMIALPRFQRLLSRAYTIVRERTGDMLAAVSESVVGATVIRAYASEQRTAERIDAAVNANRKAQTRAQTIVGFVFPLTEIVAAVAIAGIVLLGVRLGLSGDITQGRLVAFLFLVTLFVSPLQTATEVLNEAQNAVAGWRRILGVLDTPPDVADPGEAGVELPRGPIEVAFEGVHFSYPGGAPVLREVTVDIPPRSRVAVVGETGSGKTTFAKLLTRLMDPGSGRVTVDGHDLRHVRFSSLRERIVMVPQDGFLFDGTLADNIRYGKPGATDEEIALAMTELGLADWLEGLPAGLGTPVGQRGESLSAGERQLVALARAYLADPDLLLLDEATSAVDPATEVRLARALEGVTRGRTAVSIAHRLSTAENADEVLVFDSGRLVQRGPHAELVKESGVYADLHASWISAARS, via the coding sequence ATGACGGCGCAGAACATCCGGCGCGACTCGGAGCGTTCCGCGCTGGCCACGGTCCGGCAGGGCCTCTCACTCACCCCCGAGTTCCGCAAGGGCCTGATGGGGACGCTGGCGCTGGCCGTCATCGCCACCATCGGGAAGATCATCGTGCCGATCGCGGTCCAGCAGACGATCGACACCGGGCTCAAGGGCGGCAAGCCCGACATCTCTTACATCACCAGTGCTGTGGTGATCTGCGCGGCGGCGGTCGTGCTGACCGCTCTGGCGGGCTACGTCATGAACGTCCGCCTCTACAAGGCCACCGAGTCCTCGCTGGCCACCCTGCGCGTGCGCGGCTTCCGCCACGTGCACGACCTGTCGGTGCTCACCCAGAACACCGAGCGCCGCGGCGCCCTGGTCTCCCGCGTCACCAACGACATCGACCAGATCAGCAACTTCATGCAGTGGGGCGGGCTGATGATCATCGTGGCGCTCGGGCAGCTGCTCGTGGCCACGGTCCTGATGTTCGTCTACTCCTGGCAGCTCACCCTGCTGGTGTGGGTCTGCTTCATCCCGCTGATGATCGCCCTGCCGCGCTTCCAGCGGCTGCTGTCGCGCGCGTACACGATCGTCCGCGAGCGCACCGGCGACATGCTGGCCGCCGTCAGCGAGTCCGTCGTCGGCGCCACCGTCATCCGCGCGTACGCCTCCGAGCAGCGCACCGCCGAGCGGATCGACGCCGCCGTCAACGCCAACAGGAAGGCCCAGACCAGGGCGCAGACCATCGTCGGCTTCGTCTTCCCGCTGACCGAGATCGTGGCCGCCGTCGCCATCGCCGGCATCGTGCTGCTCGGCGTGCGGCTGGGCCTGTCGGGCGACATCACGCAGGGGCGGCTGGTGGCGTTCCTCTTCCTCGTCACGCTGTTCGTCTCGCCGCTGCAGACCGCCACCGAGGTGCTCAACGAGGCGCAGAACGCCGTCGCCGGCTGGCGCCGCATCCTCGGCGTCCTCGACACCCCGCCGGACGTGGCCGACCCCGGCGAGGCGGGTGTGGAGCTGCCCCGCGGGCCCATCGAGGTCGCCTTCGAGGGCGTGCACTTCTCCTACCCCGGAGGCGCGCCCGTGCTGCGCGAGGTCACGGTGGACATCCCGCCCCGCTCCCGCGTCGCCGTCGTGGGGGAGACCGGCTCGGGCAAGACCACGTTCGCCAAGCTGCTGACCAGGCTGATGGACCCCGGCTCAGGACGTGTCACCGTCGACGGCCACGATCTGCGCCACGTGCGCTTCTCTTCGCTGCGCGAGCGGATCGTCATGGTCCCGCAGGACGGCTTCCTGTTCGACGGCACCCTGGCCGACAACATCCGCTACGGCAAGCCGGGGGCCACCGACGAGGAGATCGCGCTGGCGATGACCGAGCTGGGCCTGGCCGACTGGCTGGAGGGCCTGCCCGCCGGCCTCGGCACGCCGGTCGGCCAGCGCGGCGAGTCACTCTCCGCAGGCGAGCGCCAGCTCGTCGCCCTGGCCCGCGCCTACCTCGCCGACCCCGACCTGCTCCTGCTGGACGAGGCCACCTCGGCGGTGGACCCGGCCACGGAGGTACGGCTGGCGCGCGCCCTGGAGGGCGTCACCCGGGGCCGCACCGCCGTCTCGATCGCGCACCGCCTGTCCACGGCGGAGAACGCCGACGAGGTGCTGGTCTTCGACAGCGGCCGCCTGGTGCAGCGCGGGCCGCACGCGGAGCTGGTCAAGGAGAGCGGGGTGTACGCCGACCTGCACGCCTCGTGGATCTCGGCGGCCCGCTCCTGA
- a CDS encoding ATP-binding protein yields the protein MGRQVLCTAFARGRITFLRRAVTEHARYEGLTGRRLEDFVLAVNEITTNVVLHGGGHGRLRLWSQGEWLWCEVSDEGPGLPAGWMGDMRPPAGFDFRGRGLWLTSMLCDHITIVSGPAGTTVTFAAVRG from the coding sequence ATGGGTAGACAGGTGCTCTGCACGGCCTTCGCCCGGGGCCGCATCACGTTCCTGCGCAGGGCCGTAACCGAGCACGCCAGGTACGAGGGGCTCACCGGCAGGCGGCTGGAGGACTTCGTGCTGGCGGTCAACGAGATCACCACGAACGTGGTGCTGCACGGCGGCGGGCACGGACGGCTGCGGCTGTGGTCGCAGGGCGAGTGGTTGTGGTGCGAGGTCAGCGACGAGGGGCCGGGGCTGCCCGCCGGGTGGATGGGTGACATGCGGCCGCCCGCGGGGTTCGACTTCCGCGGGCGGGGGTTGTGGCTGACCAGCATGTTGTGCGACCACATCACGATCGTGTCCGGGCCGGCGGGCACGACCGTGACGTTCGCGGCCGTGCGGGGCTGA
- a CDS encoding MEDS domain-containing protein: MVHVAGSVLDPDLGDHVCLPFEGERERMTAAGLFTRNGLRRRTKVVIITHADSPERTRGWLAPLVPGFADAVSAGQIEILRSIDTHFTDGRLDLDRMYTGLADARARAGKHGQHGVYALVDASWGAGDATEQAAFEAAANEVFGERWLAAVCQYDRRLFPRDAIDRAASVHPISPEQALLRFAGTGSGLRVWGDVDLTNRPAFASLLAPLEKEPGEIVIDASGLDFIDAGSAQLLTVTAMARPRGSTVVVCRDSMARVLRLISADEYVVVRRVGDG, translated from the coding sequence GTGGTGCACGTCGCGGGCTCCGTGCTCGATCCCGACCTCGGTGATCATGTGTGCCTGCCGTTCGAGGGCGAGCGGGAGCGGATGACGGCTGCGGGGCTGTTCACGAGGAACGGCCTGCGCCGCCGTACCAAGGTGGTGATCATCACACATGCCGACAGTCCGGAGCGGACGCGCGGGTGGCTGGCGCCGCTGGTGCCGGGGTTCGCCGACGCGGTGTCCGCCGGGCAGATCGAGATCCTGCGGTCGATCGACACGCACTTCACCGACGGCCGGCTCGACCTCGACCGCATGTACACCGGGCTGGCCGACGCCCGCGCGCGGGCCGGCAAGCACGGCCAGCACGGCGTGTACGCGCTGGTGGACGCCTCCTGGGGAGCGGGCGACGCGACGGAGCAGGCGGCGTTCGAGGCGGCGGCCAACGAGGTGTTCGGCGAGCGGTGGCTGGCGGCCGTGTGCCAGTACGACCGCCGGCTCTTCCCCCGCGACGCCATCGACCGGGCCGCCTCCGTGCATCCGATCTCGCCTGAGCAGGCGCTGCTGCGCTTCGCCGGCACCGGCTCCGGGCTGCGGGTGTGGGGGGACGTCGACCTGACGAACCGGCCGGCGTTCGCCTCGCTGCTGGCGCCGCTGGAGAAGGAGCCGGGCGAGATCGTGATCGACGCGTCCGGGCTGGACTTCATCGACGCGGGCTCGGCGCAGCTCCTCACCGTCACGGCGATGGCCAGGCCGCGCGGCTCCACCGTGGTGGTGTGCCGCGACTCCATGGCGCGGGTGCTGCGGCTGATCAGCGCGGACGAGTACGTCGTCGTGCGCCGGGTGGGCGATGGGTAG
- a CDS encoding STAS domain-containing protein, whose translation MDVLEMSRRRHGELVVVSLAGEMDVDNVSEVRKCLNEAAAAPEPRLVVDLSALTFIDTTGLGVLVRMLASLRDRNGTMALVAPDGQVLRRLRRTNLAPLFPIYDTLSQALA comes from the coding sequence GTGGATGTGCTGGAGATGTCGCGACGCCGACACGGCGAGCTCGTGGTGGTCAGCCTGGCCGGGGAGATGGACGTGGACAACGTCTCCGAGGTCCGCAAGTGCCTCAACGAGGCGGCCGCCGCGCCGGAGCCGCGGCTGGTGGTCGATCTGAGCGCGCTCACCTTCATCGACACCACCGGGCTGGGGGTGCTGGTGCGGATGCTGGCGTCGCTGCGCGACCGCAACGGCACCATGGCGCTGGTGGCGCCCGACGGGCAGGTGCTGCGGCGGCTGCGGCGGACGAACCTGGCGCCGCTGTTCCCCATCTACGACACGTTGTCGCAGGCACTCGCCTGA
- the hisI gene encoding phosphoribosyl-AMP cyclohydrolase gives MGHMSLDPKIAARLKRNADGLVPAIAQQYDTGEVLMLAWMNDEALHRTLTTGRATYWSRSRQEFWVKGDTSGHVQHVKAVALDCDGDTILVKVDQEGAACHTGDRTCFDADQLEIALG, from the coding sequence ATGGGACACATGTCCCTTGACCCCAAGATCGCCGCGAGACTCAAGCGCAACGCCGACGGCCTGGTCCCCGCGATCGCCCAGCAGTACGACACCGGCGAGGTCCTCATGCTCGCCTGGATGAACGACGAGGCGCTGCACCGGACCCTGACCACCGGCAGGGCCACCTACTGGTCGCGCAGCCGCCAGGAGTTCTGGGTCAAGGGCGACACCTCCGGCCATGTCCAGCACGTCAAGGCGGTGGCGCTCGACTGCGACGGCGACACGATCCTGGTGAAGGTGGACCAGGAGGGCGCCGCCTGCCACACGGGCGACCGCACCTGCTTCGACGCCGACCAGCTCGAGATCGCGCTCGGCTAG
- a CDS encoding Trp biosynthesis-associated membrane protein produces MHRELWVWVAATALGCLAVLVAAGQGWATVLQGAEVEAPTGGDLAPALTPVALAGLAGVVAVLATKGLGRRLVGALLALCGAGAAAATWTALSGDHVATWLREQNVLRGAAEVPWEAAPLWPVVAAAGAVLMVAGGVVAIVRGGRWAGMSARYDRGAGAGSAAGTGAGSEAKAQVSDDRALWDALDRGDDPTDSR; encoded by the coding sequence GTGCACAGGGAGTTGTGGGTGTGGGTGGCGGCGACCGCGCTCGGCTGCCTGGCGGTGCTCGTCGCCGCAGGGCAGGGCTGGGCGACGGTGCTGCAGGGGGCCGAGGTGGAGGCGCCCACCGGCGGCGACCTCGCCCCCGCGCTGACGCCCGTGGCGCTGGCCGGGCTGGCCGGGGTGGTGGCGGTGCTGGCCACCAAGGGGCTGGGGCGGCGGCTCGTGGGCGCGTTGCTGGCGCTGTGCGGCGCCGGCGCGGCGGCGGCCACCTGGACGGCGCTGAGCGGCGACCACGTGGCCACCTGGCTGCGCGAGCAGAACGTGTTGCGGGGCGCCGCCGAGGTCCCCTGGGAGGCCGCGCCGCTGTGGCCGGTGGTCGCGGCGGCGGGCGCGGTGCTGATGGTGGCGGGCGGCGTCGTGGCGATCGTGCGCGGCGGCAGGTGGGCGGGGATGTCCGCCCGGTACGACCGCGGGGCCGGCGCGGGCAGCGCTGCGGGCACGGGCGCGGGCTCCGAGGCGAAGGCGCAGGTGAGTGACGACAGGGCGCTCTGGGACGCGCTCGACAGGGGAGACGACCCGACGGATTCCCGCTGA
- a CDS encoding DUF4190 domain-containing protein, which produces MTYGDQGANGGYGQQPQSGGGYGQQPPGYGGGYGQQPQSGGGGYGQQPPGYGQQPPSYGGGYGQQPNSQQNLGYGQLPPSGGFGYGQQPPPGYYPPPQPRSTNGMAVASLVLGIIGLVFCGLTSIPGVILGHIALNRIKKTGEEGSGMAVGGLVTSYITVVIWVLCWLFFGGFFLWMLGLSAAASSSYDY; this is translated from the coding sequence ATGACCTACGGGGATCAGGGCGCCAACGGCGGCTACGGGCAGCAGCCGCAGAGCGGGGGAGGCTACGGTCAGCAGCCCCCCGGTTATGGCGGCGGTTACGGGCAGCAGCCGCAGAGCGGGGGCGGCGGCTATGGTCAGCAGCCGCCGGGCTACGGCCAGCAGCCGCCGAGCTACGGCGGCGGCTACGGTCAGCAGCCGAACAGCCAGCAGAACCTCGGCTACGGCCAGCTGCCGCCGAGCGGCGGCTTCGGCTACGGCCAGCAGCCGCCCCCCGGCTACTACCCGCCGCCCCAGCCGCGCTCCACCAACGGCATGGCGGTGGCCTCGCTCGTGCTGGGCATCATCGGCCTGGTCTTCTGCGGCCTGACGAGCATCCCGGGCGTGATCCTCGGGCACATCGCCCTCAACCGGATCAAGAAGACGGGCGAGGAAGGCTCGGGCATGGCGGTGGGCGGCCTCGTCACCTCCTACATCACGGTCGTGATCTGGGTGTTGTGCTGGCTGTTCTTCGGCGGGTTCTTCCTATGGATGCTGGGTCTGTCGGCCGCCGCCTCGTCCTCCTACGATTACTGA
- a CDS encoding CD225/dispanin family protein, whose translation MSYGNQGDGGYGQQPPSGGGYGGGYGQQPPSGGGYGQQPPSGGGYGQQPPSGGGYGQQPPSGGGYGGGYGQQPPSGGGYGGGYGGGPGGNPPDNQLVPAILTTLFCCLPLGIVAIVKSSQVNQKWQIGDFAGAQQAAEEAKTWWKRSLIIGAIGIGLLIIAYVLFFVILAASVSTTYSY comes from the coding sequence ATGAGTTACGGTAACCAGGGCGACGGCGGCTACGGTCAGCAGCCGCCGAGCGGCGGTGGCTACGGCGGTGGCTACGGGCAGCAGCCCCCGTCCGGTGGCGGTTACGGGCAGCAGCCCCCGTCCGGTGGTGGCTACGGGCAGCAGCCGCCGAGCGGTGGCGGTTACGGGCAGCAGCCGCCGTCCGGTGGCGGTTACGGCGGTGGCTACGGCCAGCAGCCGCCGTCCGGTGGTGGCTACGGTGGCGGTTACGGCGGCGGCCCCGGGGGCAACCCGCCGGACAACCAGCTCGTCCCGGCCATCCTCACCACCCTGTTCTGCTGCCTCCCGCTGGGCATCGTGGCGATCGTGAAGTCGTCGCAGGTGAACCAGAAGTGGCAGATCGGCGACTTCGCCGGCGCCCAGCAGGCGGCCGAAGAGGCCAAGACGTGGTGGAAGCGCAGCCTGATCATCGGTGCCATCGGCATCGGTCTGCTCATCATCGCCTACGTCCTGTTCTTCGTGATCCTGGCCGCCAGCGTGTCCACGACGTACTCGTACTAG
- a CDS encoding DUF2752 domain-containing protein, which produces MSLATTGRHGTQRLKGLLAPLGVAAATGAVFAFVGAVDPNEPGHYPTCPFLWITGLYCPGCGTLRSIHALAHLDPVAALGLNPLAVAMVPFLVFWWGRWVVRAWQGRPRRTTLAHPAWLWAFLAIVMVYWVVRNLPFGAFLAP; this is translated from the coding sequence ATGAGCCTCGCAACAACCGGGCGGCACGGGACACAGCGTCTCAAGGGCCTGCTCGCGCCACTCGGTGTTGCGGCCGCCACCGGCGCGGTGTTCGCGTTCGTCGGCGCGGTGGACCCCAACGAACCGGGCCACTATCCGACGTGCCCGTTCCTGTGGATCACCGGTCTCTACTGCCCGGGTTGCGGCACGCTGCGCAGCATCCACGCGCTGGCCCACCTCGACCCGGTCGCCGCCCTCGGCCTCAACCCCCTCGCCGTCGCCATGGTTCCGTTCCTGGTGTTCTGGTGGGGCCGATGGGTGGTCCGGGCGTGGCAGGGGCGGCCCAGGCGCACCACGCTGGCACATCCGGCGTGGCTGTGGGCCTTCCTCGCGATCGTCATGGTCTACTGGGTCGTCCGTAATCTGCCTTTCGGAGCGTTCCTGGCCCCTTGA
- the trpC gene encoding indole-3-glycerol phosphate synthase TrpC → MSERTEGPSVLDDILDGVRADLAARQQAVSIDELKQRAERAHAPRDAMAALGGDRISVIAEVKRSSPSKGALAAIADPAALAADYEAGGAHVISVLTERRKFGGSLDDLAAVRARVDIPILRKDFILTSYQLWEARAYGADLALLMVVCLEQEALVSLIERAESIGLTPLVEVHTEEELQRAVAAGARVIGVNARNLKTLEVDRDVFAKIAPKIPDNVIKIAESGVRGPHDLLAYARGGADAVLVGESLVTGKDPRKAVEALVTAGAHPSTRPDHSAEG, encoded by the coding sequence GTGAGTGAGCGGACGGAAGGGCCGAGTGTCCTCGACGACATCCTCGACGGGGTGCGCGCCGACCTCGCCGCACGTCAGCAGGCCGTGTCGATCGACGAGCTCAAGCAGCGAGCCGAGCGGGCGCACGCGCCCAGGGACGCGATGGCCGCGCTGGGAGGCGACCGGATCTCGGTGATCGCCGAAGTCAAGCGCTCCAGCCCGTCGAAGGGCGCGCTCGCCGCGATCGCCGACCCGGCGGCGCTGGCGGCCGACTACGAAGCGGGTGGCGCACACGTCATCAGCGTGCTGACCGAGCGGCGCAAGTTCGGCGGCAGCCTCGACGACCTGGCCGCGGTGCGCGCCCGGGTCGACATCCCGATCCTGCGCAAGGACTTCATCCTCACCTCCTACCAGCTCTGGGAGGCCCGCGCCTACGGTGCCGACCTGGCTCTGCTCATGGTCGTCTGCCTGGAGCAGGAGGCGCTGGTGTCGCTCATCGAGCGGGCCGAGTCGATCGGGCTCACCCCGCTGGTCGAGGTGCACACCGAAGAGGAGCTGCAGCGAGCGGTCGCCGCCGGCGCCCGGGTCATCGGGGTCAACGCGCGCAATCTGAAGACACTCGAGGTCGACCGCGATGTCTTCGCGAAGATCGCGCCGAAGATCCCCGATAATGTGATCAAGATTGCCGAGTCGGGCGTGCGCGGCCCGCACGACCTGCTCGCCTACGCGCGGGGCGGCGCCGACGCCGTCCTGGTGGGCGAGAGCCTGGTCACCGGCAAGGACCCGCGCAAGGCAGTGGAGGCGCTGGTGACCGCCGGCGCTCATCCGTCGACGCGCCCCGACCACTCAGCAGAGGGATAG
- the trpB gene encoding tryptophan synthase subunit beta, with product MAGNGAYANDPDVHGKFGIFGGRYVPEALIPALDEVAATYEKAKNDAEFLREFDHLLRTYAGRPTTLTDVPRFSEQAGGARIVLKREDLTHTGAHKINNVLGQALLTKRLGKKRVIAETGAGQHGVATATAAALLGLECVIYMGAVDCERQALNVARMKLLGATVVPVKNGSQTLKDAINEAFRDWVTNVDTTHYLFGTVAGPHPFPEIVRDFARIIGVEARRQMLELTGRLPDAVCAAVGGGSNAIGIFHAFIGDQGVQLHGYEAAGHGLESGEHALTLTAGSVGVLHGSRTYVLQDDEGQTIESHSISAGLDYPGVGPEHAWLKDSGRATYHGVTDDQAMAAFSLLARTEGIIPAIESSHALAGALELGRELGPEATILVNLSGRGDKDMGTAMKYFNL from the coding sequence CTGGCGGGCAACGGCGCGTACGCCAACGACCCCGACGTGCACGGCAAGTTCGGCATCTTCGGCGGCCGCTACGTGCCCGAGGCGCTCATCCCGGCGCTCGACGAGGTCGCGGCCACCTACGAGAAGGCCAAGAACGACGCGGAGTTCCTGCGCGAGTTCGACCACCTGCTGCGCACGTACGCGGGCCGGCCCACCACGCTGACCGACGTGCCCCGCTTCAGCGAGCAGGCCGGCGGCGCGCGGATCGTGCTCAAGCGCGAGGACCTCACCCACACCGGCGCCCACAAGATCAACAACGTGCTGGGCCAGGCCCTGCTGACCAAGCGGCTGGGCAAGAAGCGGGTGATCGCCGAGACCGGCGCGGGCCAGCACGGCGTGGCCACCGCCACCGCCGCGGCCCTGCTCGGCCTGGAGTGCGTCATCTACATGGGCGCGGTCGACTGTGAGCGCCAGGCGCTCAACGTCGCCAGGATGAAGCTGCTCGGCGCCACCGTGGTGCCCGTCAAGAACGGCTCCCAGACGCTGAAGGACGCCATCAACGAGGCCTTCCGCGACTGGGTGACCAACGTCGACACCACCCACTACCTGTTCGGCACCGTGGCGGGCCCGCACCCGTTCCCCGAGATCGTGCGCGACTTCGCGCGCATCATCGGCGTCGAGGCGCGCCGCCAGATGCTGGAGCTGACCGGCAGGCTGCCCGACGCGGTGTGCGCGGCGGTCGGCGGCGGCAGCAACGCCATCGGCATCTTCCACGCCTTCATCGGCGACCAGGGCGTCCAGCTCCACGGCTACGAGGCCGCCGGTCACGGCCTGGAGAGCGGCGAGCACGCGCTCACGCTCACGGCCGGCTCGGTGGGCGTGCTGCACGGCTCGCGCACCTACGTGCTGCAGGACGACGAGGGCCAGACGATCGAGTCCCACTCGATCTCCGCCGGGCTCGACTACCCGGGCGTCGGCCCCGAGCACGCCTGGCTGAAGGACTCGGGCCGCGCCACCTACCACGGCGTCACCGACGACCAGGCGATGGCCGCGTTCTCGCTGCTGGCCAGGACCGAGGGCATCATCCCGGCCATCGAGTCCTCCCACGCCCTGGCGGGCGCGCTGGAGCTGGGCCGCGAGCTCGGCCCCGAGGCGACCATCCTGGTCAACCTCTCCGGCCGCGGCGACAAGGACATGGGCACGGCGATGAAGTACTTCAACCTGTAA